The Bacillota bacterium genome includes the window ATGTATGGTAGCTAATTATAAGCATAGCTAAAATAGATATTACTGCGCACGTCGGCTATTCCCTGCAGGCGCAAACATTACTGGAACGATTTTATTCGGATCAATTTTGATAAACCTCCATAAATGAGGCGGCTACGGTTTGAATGGCTTTTCCCCTGGAGGAGCATCATACCCATGACTTGGAGAGTTATTATCGCGCCCTGGCCACACATCCCCCGTCATAATTACTATGAGGGGTGGGCGGAGTCCTCAATCTCACTTTCTTTATTTATAACAAGCATACTCGGAAGGCTCAGCGCGGGCCCGGCAAGGAGGAGCGCCAGCGCCGGGCCCTGGCCCATTCCCGACCCGAGTAAGCCCTGGATTATAGGTATTTCAGTAAGCGTTGCGAAGTACATGAACGCGCCGACAATGGAGGCGATGAAATTCGCAAGAAGCGAGTTCCCCCCAACAACCGAAGCGACGTAATGCGAGGGTAGGAGCCCGCCATCGATGCCCGGTCGCCCCATCAACAAGCCCGCGACCAGCACCCCTCCAACTGACTCGTTTGTTGTGCACAGACCCCTTGCTCACCAACTCCTCGCCCGGTTCAGTGCCCGGCTCGGTGCCAGGGCAGACCAGCGCGCACCGCCTATCTTCCACGCACTGCCCATCTTCATTCATTTGCATTTGATCTATACATTTCATGAATTGGTAAACACAGGGCGTCCTGAGCCTGTAAATCACCTTGAGCCCTTCCTTCCGCGAGCTAACGATGCCCGCTATCTTGAGTATGTTCAGGTGTTTCGAGATAGTGGACTGGTCGAATCCCACGCGGTTGACGAGCTCGCAGACACATTTCTCGCCTTCATCCGCGAGAATCTCCACCAGCCTGAACCGGGTTTCGTGAGCCAGGGCCTTAAACACGGCTACCTGCCTAGATATTGTATCCTCATGTCTTGATGTTGCAGCCTCACTTTTCATTCGGTTCATTTGGATCACCACCATGACTATATTACCATATAGCCATATATATTACAAGAGGACTTTCATATAATAAACCAACATAGACTTATAAACTAACCATAGACACTTTGATTTTTAAGATTTTGCATGATGGAAAGAAGGATTTTAGCAGAATGCATAGAATTATTTTCGTAACAGTTACGGTAGTAAAACGGAAGTGACGGAGAGGCCATTCAAGAATAAAAATTGCGTAAGATGTTATGGTTAACAAATAGGTTATTCATTTATTTGTCTCAAAAATATCTGCCGCGATATTTATACCCACTCTTATCCTTCAAGGGGCATGATTATTTGGATAGAATACGTCCTACTGGCATCTGGAGGTGATTAGACTGAAAAGAATTGGGGCCGGCATCATCGGCCTGCACAATCATTATCATGCTTTCCCGATGGCTGATTATATGAAACAGGGTATTCCTGGTGTTGAACTTGTTGCTGTTGCGGACGAAAGAGAGTTGGAGCTCACCAGGTTTGCGGAAACGTATGGCGTGGCAGGGGTTTACAGTGACTATCATGAGCTTTTAAAGCGCAAGGATATTGATCTCGTAATCGTAACCTCCGATACAGGGGCTCACTGCGAACACGTCTTAGCCGCGGCGGCTGCGGGGAAACACATACTTTTGGATAAGCCTATTTCGCTCTCGCTAAAAGAGGCAGATGAAATGATAACCGCGGCGGAAAAGGCCGATGTAAAATTCATGATGGCCTATCTAATTCGGTTCAACTCAGTCTACCTGAAGGTAAAGCAGCTAATTGATACAGGAGTCATTGGCCGTGTAACCTCGGTCTATCAATCAATTCGTTGTCCCTTATCATTTATCACGTCTTCTCCTTACACTAGTTCTCCTGGTTGGTATGTAGAGCCGTCTAGATGTGGAGGCGGTGGATTTCTAGATCACGGTGTACACTATACCGATTACTTGCGCTGGCTTCTTGGCTCGGAAGCTGTTTCCGTTATAGGTAAAGTAGCGAACTTAGCTTATAAAGATATTCCCGTTGACGATTATGGCATTGCAATTTATGAATTTAATTCAGGCGTCATTGCTACGGTGGAAAGCACCTGGCACGCTGCGGATTGGTACGGCCCGCTATCCAGTCCAGAACAGTGTGTTATCACCGGAACCGAAGGTGAGATTGTCGTCCACTATCAGAAAAGCCCGCAATTAGAAGTGTCCTCACGGAAGGCACCTTATCGCGGTCGTACATATTTTGACTGGGAAGGAGACGAACGTTACAACATCTGTTATAAATCCATCGTGGAGCATATGGTCGAATGTATCCGGGAAGATAAGGTCCCGAGTGTAACGGGAAAAGATGGACGATTGGCTCTTGAAATGATATTGGCCGCATATGAGGCATCGCGAACTGGGCAGATAATCCGGTTTCCATTTGAGAAACGGTGTTGTTCGGCAGTGGAAATTCTGAATGGCGATAATGGCGCATAATTCAAAGGGGGCGTAACGGTGAGAAGGATAGGGGTAGGTATGATCGGATGCGGCTTCTGGGCAACTCAAATGCATCTCCCATCTTTCTGCTCAATACCGGAGGCGAGGCTGGTGGCCGTTGCCGACTCTGTGGAACAGGCTGCGGCTGATGCCGCACGAAGATTTGGGGCTGAACGGTATTATAGCAATTATCGACAAATTTTAGAGGATCCGGAAGTCGATCTAGTGGATATTTGTACACCCAATGATTTGCATGCTTCAGTGGCAATCGAAGCGGCAGAAGCCGGCAAACATATAATCTGTATCAAGCCCCTCGGTCGGACTATAGAAGAGGCTCAGGCTATGGTCACGGCTGCGGACAAGGCTGGCGTTCTTCTCATGTATGCGGAGAATGTTCTTTTCATTCCTGCGCTCACCCGTGCAAAGGAAATAATCAATAGCGGTGGAATCGGAGATGTCTTCCGTGTTAAGGCCTGCGAGGGGACCCCTGGTCCGCATCGGCGGTGGTTCCTCGACAAGGACAAAACGGGTGGGGGTTGTGTAATTGACATGGCGGTTCACAGTTTATCCTTCTGCCGCTGGGTGGCGGACAGCCCTGTAGAGCGAATTTATGCTGAAATTGGAACCTTCGTCCATTCGATACCAGCGGAGGATACTTCCGTGGTCACTTTACGCTTCAAAAATGGCGTTATTGGACAGGCTGAAGACAGTTGGTCGCTAGTAGGGGCTATGGATTCTCGATTTGAGATCTTTGGAACAAAGGGACGGATCCTGGTTGATAATCTGTATTCACACCCCCTTCGCGTCTTTAGTGATAGCGGGTATGCCTTAGGTGAAGCCAATGTAGCAAGAGGTTGGAGCCACCCCATGCCGCTGGATGGAAGCATTTTGGATGGCCATTTAGCTATGTTGCGGCACTTTGTGCAATGCGCTATGAAGGGGGAGGCTCCCCTGCAAAGTGGCCGGGATGGGCTTGAGATTATGAGACTGGTTTGCGCCGCTTACGAATCTGCACGTAGTGGGCGTGCTGTATCATTGACTGATTTCGAATAGTCTTACGGGAGGCTGAAGCTAATGCCTGATAAACTTGGGGTGGGGATGATAAGTTACGCTCATGTTCACGCTCAATTTCGTAGTAGGGCGTTGTGTGAGATTCCCGAAGTGAGTATAAAGGCCATTGCGGATGATAATGAGGCGAGAGGAAGAGCCGCGGCCAGTGAATATGGAGCACCTTATTACTATAGCGATTATCGGTCATTACTCGACCGGAAGGATATCGGCCTGGTATTTATTCATTCAGAGACGAACCGCCATGCCGAGATCGCTATTGCAGCTGCGGAAGCAGGGAAACACGTTTTCTGTGAAAAACCGATGACGACATCGATGAGGGATGCTCGAAGGATCATGGATGCCGTGCGTCGCACGGGTGTACGATTCACCATGGGATTTTGTAGTCGATTCATGCCCGAGGCCGAAAGGGCAAAGGAAATCGTTGATTCGGGAGTATTAGGGGATATCACAATGGCCCGTGCCATCATTGGGCTTGCTGGTGTAGCTGAAATTGGCTGTCCACCTGACATGGTTGAGTGGATGCTGGATCCTGAACGTTCCGGGGGTGGGGCATTCATCGACGAGGGATCTCATGGTATCGATTTGCTCCGATGGCTAATGGGAGATATAGAAAGCATAAGCGCTTTCGTGAGTAAAACCGTTAGAAAGGATCTACCCCTCGAAGATACTGCAACAGCTATACTTCGATTCAAGAATGGTGCTATTGGTGAACTCAGCACCAGTTGGAATTTAAATATTGATATTAGAATGCGTAACGTCATCGAATTATACGGTAGCCTTGGTACGATGTTGATAGAGTTAACCACTCCTCTGCCGGCGGTAAAGGTATATACCCGGGAGAGCTTGCCGGCTACCCTTGCGGGCTGGGTTAACCCCTACATTATTCCCCAGGAAGTTGAGCCGCACAATTACCTGAGTTGGCCGACACATGTCCAACACTATAGGAACGAAGTGCGCGACGTCATTTGGCGTTTTCTTGACGGTCGAGAGTTTCGAGTTAAGGGAGAGGACGGATATGCTGCGCTTGAGGCTATCCTGGCTGGCTACGTTTCTGCGCGGGAGGGGAAAGAAATTAAACTGCCGCTTATGGATTGATTCTGGTGGGATTGATTCTGATGGAAACAGCACGACCTGACAAATAAGAATTGAGGGGGAAAGGTTGTGCGCATCGGCATAAATTTATGGACCTTGTGGGGTTTCGAGAAACCCCGGTTGATAGATGCATCAGTTCTCAAAGAGCTTCATAGTTTTGGGGCAGATGCGATCGAGTGGGTTCTTGATGAAGGACACTGTAATTACGCCGCTTTCATGGCTCAAAAGCCAAGGCTACAGGATGCCATCGCATCTATTGGCATGAAGGCGACCAGCGTTGCCTCAGGCTTGTTTTGGAAGTATAACTTGAGTTCCACCAGGGAGGAGGTACGGCGCAAGGGCCTGGAGGTGGTTCGAGCGGAATGTGAGGTAGCATCCGCCTTCGGGGCAAAGGTCGTCTTAGTGATTGCCGGACTACCCGAATCAGGGGCCACTTATCGGGAGCAGATGGATGCGGCTATCCGTACGTTGAGCGAAGCTGGAAGGATCGCTGCCGAGTACGGGGTCATAGTTGGTATTGAGAACGTCTGGAGCGGGTTTATTGCGAGCCCGTCGGAGTATGCTACTCTTCTCGACCGCGTTGATAGTCCTCACGTCAAGGCGTACCTTGATATAGGTAACGCTCTCGCGGCTGGCTTGCCTGAACAGTGGCTGGAGGCCGTTCAGGGTCGCATAGCTCTTGTTCATGTTAAGGACTTTAACCTACAGGATGGATCCCGCCGGGGGTGGCGCATTTGTGGGCGTGGCAACATGGCCTGGACGGAAATCCTATCGGCATTGCGGAAGACTGGCTATGATGGATATCTGATAGTGGAGACCCCCCCTGATTTCCCCATAGGGGAAGATATAAGAATTGATCATGGACTGGCGGCCGCCAGAGAGAGTGTTGGGTTTTTAAGGCGTTTATTAACGGCGGGCTAAATACAACGTAAAGTATTGCGTAAATAAAGTATTGCGGCTAAATGCATGCCGTAGTCGTATTCAACCGGCTCAACAGGCGTTGCCATCAAGAACCAGGAACTTTTGATTGGAGAAAGGGGTCACAATATTGTTTGTATATGGAACACAATATTTCCGACCGCCCAATCCTTCACGCGAGAATTGGGCATCGGACTTGAAAATCATCAAGAAACAAGGATTCAATATCGTTAAATTCTGGGCTATGTGGAGCTGGATGCATCGCGCAGACGGCAGCGTGGATTTCGCGGAGCTTGATGAACTCATGGATCTTGCGGCGGAGAACGGGTTGAATGTGGATCTCAATATTATTTTAGAAAACTCGCCCTACTGGCTCGAAGAAAGGTATCCGGAGGCCAGGTATATGGCCCACGACGGGACGATCGTTCAACTCCAGGCGGCATCGAATACCCCGTCCGGAGGATGGCCTGGACTTTGCATCGATCATGAGGGAGTCCGAAAGGCCGCAGGCCAATTCCTCCGTGCCGTAGTTGAGCGTTATAAGGATCATCCTGCTCTATATGTATACGATGTATGGAATGAACCACACATGGAGCCAGTGTGGTATTACCCAGATAAGCTGTTTTGCTACTGCGAGAGTTCCCGATTGAAATTCAAGGCCTGGCTTCAGGATAGGTATAAGACTCTGGAGCGGCTGAATGAGGCCTGGGTACGGCAGTATAATAGTTGGGATCAGGTTGAACCCCCGCGCGTATTTCAGGGGTACCCAGATATGTTGGATTGGCGTACCTTCTGGTTGGAGAATCTTGCTCAGTGGTTAGCTTGGAAGGTTGCCCAGGTTAAGGCGCTGGATCAGAACCATCCAGTCATGACACATGTCGCTCACAGCGCATATAGTGGACTCCTGCCTACGCATTTGTGGGATGAGTGGTTACTTACTGGCCATGTTGATTTATTTGGAACTTCTTCCTTCCCCAAATGGCTTATGGACAATGACCCAGTTGAGCATCTGTTCCATCTTGATGCTGTAGGTGCAGCCTCCGGTCAGAAGAGGTTCTGGCAGACCGAACTGCAGGGAGGGTTTGGACAGAGTCTTGGCTTGAGCCGTACTAAGATTCCAAGCGCCGGAGATAGTAGGATATGGAACTGGCATGTATTGATCACCGGTGCTAAAGGCTTAATGTACTGGCAATGGCGCCCGGAAATGCTTGGTCCGGAATCGCCAGGCTTTGGCCTTTGTGACCTCCGGGGGCGCCCCTCCACACCACGGGCTCAGGTAGCGGCTGAAATGGCGGGTTTTATTTCATCTCATCCGATTTTCGATGAAAGTGAACCCGTTAACCCTGAGATCGGGATTCTTGTTTCCCGCGACATCGCGTTGTTCAATTACGCCGCGGAAAAAACAATGGAGTTATATGCACAAGCCCTGCTTGGGGCATATAGGGCCTTCTTCGATGAGAACGTTCCGGTATCTCTTGTGCATACAGATAAACTCATGGAGGTTTTACATGAGGGGAAATTGAAATGTCTATATGTGCCTTTCCCCATAATGTTACGTGAGGAGACTGCAGGCCTGCTTAAACAGTTTGTAAAAGATGGCGGTACTTTAGTATGTGAGGCTTGTCCCGGCCATTACAAGGAGGGGGGGTGGTGCTCGCAACAGATCCCGGGTGATGGACTAGATGAAGTATTTGGGGCTGAGGAAGTCCAGACGGATCGACTTGATACGGTGGTTATGAATATAGAGAACCTTACGCTCGTGGAGCCTGGTTTTAACTCCACGATTTTGGGATGTCTCTATAAGGAGGAGCTCAGAACCCTTTCCCCCACAGCTAAGGTTGTAGGCCGCCACGTGGATGGTACGGCAGCAGCTCTATTGAATTCCTATGGTAAAGGGAAGGCGTGCCTAATTGGGAGTTTTCCTAGTATAGCTTACGCAAAAACGAGAGACCGGAAGACGCGAGGACTGATTACTTTAGGTAAAGGGTTGCGCACCATACAGGCAAACGTTAACGGATCTACTAATGTGAAAACCCGGTTGCATCGGGCATCCCAAAGTTACGTCCTATTTGTTGTAAATTACGACCATCAGGACGAGGAAGTTACTATTGACCTTCAAGGGGTTGCTTTTTCTCGAGCGATCGATTTAAAGTCCATGACGCCAGCTGCAACAGATGGATTTTCTATAAGTATTAAAGTTCCCGGCCAAGATGGTAAGGCTATACAATTACTTGAATAGAATGAGAGCAAGAGCGATGTTTGAATTAGAAAGGAGGAAGTGCCCTATGGTGTCTAGAGAATTCACGTTGGAGTACGGTGAGAAGATATATAACTTTTCTTTGCCCGCAGAAAATTGTATGGGATATGTACAGCCTATGTATATTCCAGGAGCTCCAGATCCAAAACGAGCTGTAACAGAGGCCATTCGCAATCCTATTGGCTCTCCGCCTCTTCGAGAAATTGTACGGAGGGGTGAGAAGGTTGCGATTATTTGTAGTAATTCTGGCCGACCCTGGGTGGATAATACTATACTGATCCCACCCATTTTGGATGAATTGAATTCAGTCGGGATCCCGGATGAGGATATTTACATTGTATTGGCAAATGGAACTATGCTTCCAGAGAGCGAAGATAGTAAGAAACGAATCATGGGCGAGGAGGTATATCGGAGAGTTAAAATCTATAACCATGAGTGTCAGGACCGCGATTCTATGGTTTACCTCGGCAGAACTAATCGTGGTACTGAGGTATATGTTAATAAGCTTGTTATGGAAGCGGATCGTCGGATCTTAACCGGCGGTATTACCTTTCATGAGAATGTCGGTTTCGGCGGAGGGCGCAAGGCGATTTTGCCCGGTGTCAGCTTCGTAAAGACGATTGAGCAAAATCATTATTGGATGCTGGATCCAGTTCCCGGCTACGGTCTCAACATCAAATCCGTAGCAGGGAAGCTAGATGGCAATCCGTGTCATGAGGATATGGTAGAGATCGCGGCTTTTGCCAGGCCAGACTTCATGGTTAACAGCGTGGTAAATCGAAATAACGAGGTTATCCAAATTTTTGCGGGCCACTTCGTGAAAGCCTGGCTTGAAGGGGTGCGTCTAGCTAATGTGGCTCATAGTGTGACCATGGATCAACCTGCAGATCTAACGGTAACGACTGCGGGTACATACCACCATCAAATGGTTTTGCCCAACGCCTTCAAACGCCTTTTGGCGGGCGTTGAGGCGACTCGCGATGGCGGGGTCGTTGTTATGTTATGTGGCTGCTGGCCATTGGGGCAATACCCGCAGGTACATTTAGATACCTTTAAGCATAAGACTTTCCGCGAAATGGATCTCGCTTTGCGCAAAAACTTCTCTATAGGCGGT containing:
- a CDS encoding Gfo/Idh/MocA family oxidoreductase; translated protein: MIRLKRIGAGIIGLHNHYHAFPMADYMKQGIPGVELVAVADERELELTRFAETYGVAGVYSDYHELLKRKDIDLVIVTSDTGAHCEHVLAAAAAGKHILLDKPISLSLKEADEMITAAEKADVKFMMAYLIRFNSVYLKVKQLIDTGVIGRVTSVYQSIRCPLSFITSSPYTSSPGWYVEPSRCGGGGFLDHGVHYTDYLRWLLGSEAVSVIGKVANLAYKDIPVDDYGIAIYEFNSGVIATVESTWHAADWYGPLSSPEQCVITGTEGEIVVHYQKSPQLEVSSRKAPYRGRTYFDWEGDERYNICYKSIVEHMVECIREDKVPSVTGKDGRLALEMILAAYEASRTGQIIRFPFEKRCCSAVEILNGDNGA
- a CDS encoding Gfo/Idh/MocA family oxidoreductase; this translates as MRRIGVGMIGCGFWATQMHLPSFCSIPEARLVAVADSVEQAAADAARRFGAERYYSNYRQILEDPEVDLVDICTPNDLHASVAIEAAEAGKHIICIKPLGRTIEEAQAMVTAADKAGVLLMYAENVLFIPALTRAKEIINSGGIGDVFRVKACEGTPGPHRRWFLDKDKTGGGCVIDMAVHSLSFCRWVADSPVERIYAEIGTFVHSIPAEDTSVVTLRFKNGVIGQAEDSWSLVGAMDSRFEIFGTKGRILVDNLYSHPLRVFSDSGYALGEANVARGWSHPMPLDGSILDGHLAMLRHFVQCAMKGEAPLQSGRDGLEIMRLVCAAYESARSGRAVSLTDFE
- a CDS encoding Gfo/Idh/MocA family oxidoreductase; translation: MPDKLGVGMISYAHVHAQFRSRALCEIPEVSIKAIADDNEARGRAAASEYGAPYYYSDYRSLLDRKDIGLVFIHSETNRHAEIAIAAAEAGKHVFCEKPMTTSMRDARRIMDAVRRTGVRFTMGFCSRFMPEAERAKEIVDSGVLGDITMARAIIGLAGVAEIGCPPDMVEWMLDPERSGGGAFIDEGSHGIDLLRWLMGDIESISAFVSKTVRKDLPLEDTATAILRFKNGAIGELSTSWNLNIDIRMRNVIELYGSLGTMLIELTTPLPAVKVYTRESLPATLAGWVNPYIIPQEVEPHNYLSWPTHVQHYRNEVRDVIWRFLDGREFRVKGEDGYAALEAILAGYVSAREGKEIKLPLMD
- a CDS encoding TIM barrel protein, with translation MRIGINLWTLWGFEKPRLIDASVLKELHSFGADAIEWVLDEGHCNYAAFMAQKPRLQDAIASIGMKATSVASGLFWKYNLSSTREEVRRKGLEVVRAECEVASAFGAKVVLVIAGLPESGATYREQMDAAIRTLSEAGRIAAEYGVIVGIENVWSGFIASPSEYATLLDRVDSPHVKAYLDIGNALAAGLPEQWLEAVQGRIALVHVKDFNLQDGSRRGWRICGRGNMAWTEILSALRKTGYDGYLIVETPPDFPIGEDIRIDHGLAAARESVGFLRRLLTAG
- a CDS encoding cellulase family glycosylhydrolase; this translates as MKIIKKQGFNIVKFWAMWSWMHRADGSVDFAELDELMDLAAENGLNVDLNIILENSPYWLEERYPEARYMAHDGTIVQLQAASNTPSGGWPGLCIDHEGVRKAAGQFLRAVVERYKDHPALYVYDVWNEPHMEPVWYYPDKLFCYCESSRLKFKAWLQDRYKTLERLNEAWVRQYNSWDQVEPPRVFQGYPDMLDWRTFWLENLAQWLAWKVAQVKALDQNHPVMTHVAHSAYSGLLPTHLWDEWLLTGHVDLFGTSSFPKWLMDNDPVEHLFHLDAVGAASGQKRFWQTELQGGFGQSLGLSRTKIPSAGDSRIWNWHVLITGAKGLMYWQWRPEMLGPESPGFGLCDLRGRPSTPRAQVAAEMAGFISSHPIFDESEPVNPEIGILVSRDIALFNYAAEKTMELYAQALLGAYRAFFDENVPVSLVHTDKLMEVLHEGKLKCLYVPFPIMLREETAGLLKQFVKDGGTLVCEACPGHYKEGGWCSQQIPGDGLDEVFGAEEVQTDRLDTVVMNIENLTLVEPGFNSTILGCLYKEELRTLSPTAKVVGRHVDGTAAALLNSYGKGKACLIGSFPSIAYAKTRDRKTRGLITLGKGLRTIQANVNGSTNVKTRLHRASQSYVLFVVNYDHQDEEVTIDLQGVAFSRAIDLKSMTPAATDGFSISIKVPGQDGKAIQLLE
- the larA gene encoding nickel-dependent lactate racemase, giving the protein MVSREFTLEYGEKIYNFSLPAENCMGYVQPMYIPGAPDPKRAVTEAIRNPIGSPPLREIVRRGEKVAIICSNSGRPWVDNTILIPPILDELNSVGIPDEDIYIVLANGTMLPESEDSKKRIMGEEVYRRVKIYNHECQDRDSMVYLGRTNRGTEVYVNKLVMEADRRILTGGITFHENVGFGGGRKAILPGVSFVKTIEQNHYWMLDPVPGYGLNIKSVAGKLDGNPCHEDMVEIAAFARPDFMVNSVVNRNNEVIQIFAGHFVKAWLEGVRLANVAHSVTMDQPADLTVTTAGTYHHQMVLPNAFKRLLAGVEATRDGGVVVMLCGCWPLGQYPQVHLDTFKHKTFREMDLALRKNFSIGGYTGFLLAHMTLTRHIIFVGDEVDERVLSQLHIQTVSSLDEALNMAYKIVGPAPRSAVLPCPELTHPVTPDGNRLYYATRHELGLYC